A stretch of the Hyla sarda isolate aHylSar1 unplaced genomic scaffold, aHylSar1.hap1 scaffold_1312, whole genome shotgun sequence genome encodes the following:
- the LOC130305505 gene encoding arylacetamide deacetylase-like 4 encodes MISVESVTCLLSIQGKILQNCLICSQLGFTRLLRDRLMARRGPEDPKLLIKDLSFEGVLVRVYQPRAQSSGGRRGVMFFHGGGWMFGSLDSYDVLCRFISKGTESVVISVKYRLAPEHRYPAAFDDCLSTTIHFLKTAEEYGVDPSSVIISGDSAGGNLTAAVCQALVVRRDVPQPLAQVLIYPAVQALDFHLPSYTQNSAVPILYRERAAFYMINYVGGDMQMMEEVLDGDHVPVELKMQFRKWLGPDNIPAEFKVRGHQPRVMTSHSEDVYEAHKEVFQTHFSPLLAEDSVIRLLPKTYILTCEFDVLRDDGILYKKRLEDNGVPVTWFHLKDGFHGIINFFDNGKLSFESGKLAVENVVNFINNV; translated from the exons ATGATTTCTGTGGAATCTGTAACGTGTCTTCTCTCCATCCAGGGGAAGATCCTCCAGAACTGTCTGATCTGCTCTCAGCTCGGCTTCACCCGTCTCCTGAGGGACAGACTCATGGCCAGAAGGGGCCCCGAAGACCCCAAACTCCTCATCAAGGACCTGAGCTTTGAGGGGGTGCTGGTGCGAGTCTATCAGCCCAGGGCACAATCTTCTGGTGGGAGGAGAGGAGTCATGTTCTTCCATGGTGGAGGCTGGATGTTCGGGAGTCTTG ATTCCTACGACGTCTTATGTCGCTTCATTTCAAAGGGAACGGAATCGGTGGTCATCTCGGTCAA GTACCGCCTGGCCCCGGAGCACAGGTACCCGGCAGCATTTGATGACTGTCTGAGCACTACAATCCATTTCCTGAAGACTGCGGAGGAATATGGTGTGGACCCATCCTCTGTCATCATCAGCGGGGACAGCGCCGGTGGAAATCTCACAGCTGCTGTTTGTCAAGCTCTGGTGGTCCGGAGGGATGTGCCTCAGCCCCTCGCTCAGGTGCTCATATACCCAGCGGTCCAAGCTCTGGATTTCCACTTACCGTCATATACACAGAACAGCGCAGTGCCCATCCTGTACCGAGAGCGCGCCGCCTTCTACATGATAAACTATGTGGGAGGAGACATGCAAATGATGGAAGAGGTTCTAGACGGGGACCATGTTCCTGTGGAGTTAAAGATGCAGTTTCGGAAGTGGTTGGGTCCTGATAATATTCCAGCAGAGTTCAAGGTTCGGGGTCATCAGCCTCGGGTCATGACCTCACATTCCGAAGACGTCTATGAAGCCCACAAGGAAGTATTTCAGACTCACTTCTCCCCATTGTTGGCCGAGGACTCTGTCATCCGTCTTCTCCCAAAAACTTACATCCTAACCTGTGAGTTTGATGTCTTACGTGATGATGGGATTCTCTACAAGAAGCGTCTGGAGGACAATGGTGTCCCGGTCACATGGTTTCATCTTAAAGATGGCTTCCATGGAATAATTAACTTTTTTGATAATGGGAAACTCTCATTTGAGTCTGGAAAACTGGCGGTTGAAAATGTTGTAAACTTCATTAATAACGTATGA